In Populus alba chromosome 4, ASM523922v2, whole genome shotgun sequence, the genomic window AAGAAACATTAGAACTTATGAATAACCTAGTAAATGGGTCGCGAGAAAGATAAACTTTATCACCTTGCTTTGAACCATGGCAGGAAGTTGGCGCTCGTCACCTATAAGAATGGCATGGCGAAGACCAGAAAGTTGCAATGGAATAGTCGACTCACATTCTTTAAGCTGGGCAGCTTCATCAATAACCAACAATTTTATCGGTGTCACTCCTTCTGTGTGCAACTTGGCAGAGCTTGAAGCAGTACAGAAAACCAGACACGCATTTCCCAAGCAAAAGTATCTGGCTGCcctattatcaaaaaaattggGAACTTCAAATACTCGAGGAAGTGATTTCAGTGTCTGAATACAATCGTTTCTCATAAAGGATAACCGGGAAAATTGACCAGCGCTGCTTCCTTCATTTTCAAAATCGTTGAGGACTTGTTTTAAACCTTCATCTCCAACACCAACACTATACAACAAGGGTTTGAGGCAGCTGAGTGAATCAACAGCTCTGGTCATGCTCTTCACCACTTCCAATGAAATGATAGATGTTGGCAAGTGCCTATTTAAACCTGCAATTAAAATATCCAACTTGGCACTAAAGAATTTGAACCATACCTTTACGAATTCCTCGAAAGAGAGAATATCTTCCTTCTTTACCTTTCCATCTTTATATTCCTTTTCCTCACACTTTGTAAGATTCTCTTGATGAgaaaaaaccttttgtttttgtttttgttttcgttttttctttttcatgtcatCTTTCAAGGCCTGAAGAAGAACTCTGTTCCTGCCCTTTTTGTTTTGATCGTTGACCACTTCatctttctctttcttgttGTTTATCTCTTCAAGTTCAAGCATTTCATCTTCctgttcctctctctctccctcctcattttttttctccatatttTCCGAGTACCGGCGGTACTGATTCTCAGGATCTTCAAGCAAATTTATCAATGAGTCTACAGTGTGCTTCCACCCAGTCGACGGGCTAAAGCAATAATCAAGTACTTTAACACGATGGCCAAGAAATATATCTTCAAGATCATCATTCTCAGAGATCTTCATTCGCTTCCCATTCCCAAATAGAATTATATCTCCAAGTCCATAAGTGTCATCTTCACGAGAGTCTGTAACTAGCCTTAGGAGTCTCGATGTTACTTCCAACACAGCAATATTGGTTGGAGCACATGTAAGGGTCCTGCACTTCAATTTAAGGAGAGAGAGCAATAATAAACCAATCATCTTTGTTTTGCCAGTCCCCGGAGGGCCCCAAATTAGTTTGACAGTACTTTGATGTTGGCATTCACTCAGACCAATGCAGCTTACAATTGCATCTTGCTGTGAGTCATTTAAATTGGAAGAGTTGATTATGGTTTCTTCCATACCAGAAAGTGTAGCACTTCTATTCACTTCAGATAAGCAGTGAGTGCAATCTTGGTCATCCTGCAGGAGCAGACACAACATCTTTCAGCTAGGCAAGTGAATGGTTAGAATATAGCTAAAATTTCCACATATCAGGAAAAATTAAATGAACCCCCCTTCTTACAGCTGAGCTAGTATGAAGCACATTCTGGACAATGTTCATGTTCCCTCCTTCCAGCTCTGAGTTCAATGATCTCCATATACGAATATTTGTCATCATGTTCACTAGGTAAACAACGAAGACAGCTTTCATGTTCTTTCGCCTTCCTTTTCCAGCAATGAGAgactcctttttattttcctgGTCTTCTATTTCAAATTCAATGGGTTTGGATGTGAGAGTTGACAAAATTACATATTTATCGTTGTCATCTCGCCATTCAGATAGCCTATGAGCATATGCAAGAAGATAGTTAAACCCAGGCCTGTTCAAGTCATCAATGTCTTTCGGTCTTACATCTGTCAAAGCAAGGAGATCTCCAACGTCAGGCTCATATATTTCTTTCCCATTGGCtttgtttctcatttttttaaaccaGAAGTTATAAAACAAGTCTTCCGGAGGCTTATTCTTTTTATCCATTCCCACTGAAAAGATTTCTCTTGTAGGTGCTTGGGAGATCATTATCATGTTTGAGCATAAGTCTGCACGAGTTTCCTCGATTAGTGCGGGAATGAATGACTTCATGTAATGTGTTGTTGACATGAACGTCTCTGGTATCTTCTTCACCTGTTGATGAACAATAATTATTGCCATAGACATCAAATGCAAGAAAAGGGAGAGGGGAAAAAGAGAGCATATTCACAGGAACAAGAAATAATCGAGCATTCTTGCAATTGTACATAATTGTCAACTATTCTCAAGTCATTtctcaaaattataaaagatacAAGTAGTCACTGCTATAATTTTGGTCCCAAGTTAGAAACAAAATGTTATGCCTTACATGCTTAACTTATTGATCCCAAGTTAGATAACCTTGTTGCAGCAAAATCATAAGGTCATAAAAGGAGAAGTCTCTAAATGATCTCACTTTAATCAAGTTGCCAAatttaatcaagaaaaataaagcttAAGCAGGCTTTCCTCCCCACTAAACAACCAGAGAAACAgaccatataaaaaattaaaaatctgaaGTGCATCATACACATAAACATGAGCAGAATGGCATGCATGCAAACCTGGTTTCTGTAAAGATCTTTGTTAAGTACATGCCCGATAGACCAAGAGAACACCAAATCTACCAAGCTTCTACCAGCAACTAATTCTTCTTCAGTTTTCTCCATCGTTTCACCTCTCTAGTAAGCGTCCGTACGTAAAATCAGTTGACGAAGCCGATAGtaaggaaacaaaataaaaactcttgAACTTACaaagaaacaatgaaaaaatgGGGCAGGTTACAGAAGACTGAGATGGAAAGAACACACTGACTACAAGTCAATCAAAAGTAAATTAAAGCAAGCAATGTATCGAGAGTCTTAGTCCCTACGGAAACTACAGTCTCTTGTTTTCTTGTTCATTGTTTTACGTACCCTACAGATATAGAGCAAGCATTGCTTTTTCTTTCAAGCGTACTTTAAAGCAAAACTAAGCATCAATTAAAGTAAGGGATAGCATATGAAAAGAGAGAGGAATCTTTCATACGAGGAGGCCAAAGGACTTTTCCTGGTTATAAAGCAGAGAGACTCCATATTCCTACGTATTCTCCTTTACTGTGACATTACCGATTCACAAATGTCGATTATTGAGTAGAGGAAAGGACACAAATGCATTCGTGCAAGACGATGATGTTTTACATTTCTGCCCCTTGCTCTTTCCTCGAGTTCAGATCATCTTGTTGTCGCCGTCGTCGTCCACTTTCATCCCTCTAACATGGATACGAATTAGATAAAGCTAGCAGAAACGTCATTCCTAAAACACCCTTGTTCGTGACAAAGCCACTATTGATCGTTAATGACGTGTTCTACGCCAAACCCATACTCCTCCCTTTTAGACTCTCTACCTCCTT contains:
- the LOC118030287 gene encoding uncharacterized protein, with product MEKTEEELVAGRSLVDLVFSWSIGHVLNKDLYRNQVKKIPETFMSTTHYMKSFIPALIEETRADLCSNMIMISQAPTREIFSVGMDKKNKPPEDLFYNFWFKKMRNKANGKEIYEPDVGDLLALTDVRPKDIDDLNRPGFNYLLAYAHRLSEWRDDNDKYVILSTLTSKPIEFEIEDQENKKESLIAGKGRRKNMKAVFVVYLVNMMTNIRIWRSLNSELEGGNMNIVQNVLHTSSADDQDCTHCLSEVNRSATLSGMEETIINSSNLNDSQQDAIVSCIGLSECQHQSTVKLIWGPPGTGKTKMIGLLLLSLLKLKCRTLTCAPTNIAVLEVTSRLLRLVTDSREDDTYGLGDIILFGNGKRMKISENDDLEDIFLGHRVKVLDYCFSPSTGWKHTVDSLINLLEDPENQYRRYSENMEKKNEEGEREEQEDEMLELEEINNKKEKDEVVNDQNKKGRNRVLLQALKDDMKKKKRKQKQKQKVFSHQENLTKCEEKEYKDGKVKKEDILSFEEFVKVWFKFFSAKLDILIAGLNRHLPTSIISLEVVKSMTRAVDSLSCLKPLLYSVGVGDEGLKQVLNDFENEGSSAGQFSRLSFMRNDCIQTLKSLPRVFEVPNFFDNRAARYFCLGNACLVFCTASSSAKLHTEGVTPIKLLVIDEAAQLKECESTIPLQLSGLRHAILIGDERQLPAMVQSKISEEAEFGRSLFERLVILEHEKHLLNTQYRMHPSISLFPNKEFYDMLIQDASHVKERNYQKQFLQGNMYGPYSFINVANGKEQSNDGRSKKNLVEVAVVSEIVANLFKEFKRARKRMSIGVISPYNAQVYAIQQKIGNTYSTFSDFAVNVRSVDGFQGSEEDVIIISTVRCNPSGSVGFLSNRQRANVALTRARYCLWILGNGATLVNSDSIWKKLVNDAKERGCFYNADEDKSLSKAIMDALLELDQLDDLLNANFLLFRNARWKFCFSDNFRKSIMKVGNEARQEVISLLAKLSSGWRQSPEERNIIVLHGNSSELLENYRVNDQLSLIWTVDIIKENKNDTQILKVWDVLSLHDLPKLARSLDAVVGNYTVNKMNRCRHKCTEGDLVVPMRWSISSGAALESSNPEIDPAQLLSQPLASLVIRDESEAPAATSRQPWRSKKDGFSSGTRGSKPRW